In Carassius auratus strain Wakin linkage group LG30F, ASM336829v1, whole genome shotgun sequence, the DNA window TAgtgtcattttggagaatatgagctgagcGCTGGCAGTTTACGCACTTATgtgtcagccgtgccacaaggatgggctgttttctttcaaatcaaagtctAAATGCATGTAGAAAATGTATCCGTGTggcgtggctgacacagaagagcgaaCGTAGTTtgtgttcagctcatattctccaaaatggcactacggtgatgtggagaaacacagaggagacaaattgttgaacaaagccattatttttgttttatgcgcATACAGAAactattctcgtcgcttcatagcgttacagttgaatcactgatggcagatgaactatTCTGACGATACTTTCCTGGATcctgacagtgtattttacttttttacttttctgtGGGAAAGTCACAAGcttcctggttttcatccaaaatatcttaaattgtattcTGAAGAGGTACAAAGCTTTTtcaagtttggaacgacatgggtgaagggtgaagtatccctttaaccaCATGCTTTGTGTTTGACCTTGACATTGACAAACTATAGCTACATTGTACAGGATCTGATGGAGACGGACTTGTACAAGCTGTTGAAGACACAGCACTTGAGCAATGACCACATCTGTTACTTCCTGTACCAGATCTTGCGTGGCCTGAAGTACATCCACTCGGCAAATGTTCTCCACAGAGACCTGAAGCCATCTAACCTGTTGCTCAACACTACTTGCGACCTCAAGGTGAAGTACACTGCGTCATGCCATTTTTAACACGTTTAAGGTGAAGTGTGTTCTTTCTGTGCCAAAGGAATTGAAAAACTATGTTTTTCATAGCAAATAACTTCTATGTAAGTTTAACagaatacaggtgcatctcaataattaagaatgttgtggaaaactcaactcaaattgtggaaaaatctttggttcttttaattgtgatgattttggctcacatttaacaaaaacccaccaattcactatctcaacaaattcgaatacttcataagaccaataaatatattaaaaaaatgtagtgaATTGTAGCCCTCCTgggaagtatgttcatttactgtacatgtagtcaatacttggtaggagctccttttgctttaactactgcctcaatttggcgtggcatggaggtgatcagtttgtggcactgcttaggggatatagatttttttggtctcttgtttctcattttcttcttgacaataccccatagattctctctggggttcaggtctggtgagtttgctggccagtcaagcacaccaacaccatggtcatttaaccaacttttggtgattTTGGTAGTGTGtgtaggtgccaaatcctgctggaaaatgaactCAGCATCTTCAGaatgctggtcagcagaaggaagcttgaagtgctccaaaatttcttggtaaatggttgCAGTggctttggttttcaaaaaacacaatggaccaacaccagcagattacATTGCacaccaaatcatcacagactgtggaaatttAACTCTGGAtgtcaagcaacttgggctatgagcttctccacccttcctccagactctaggaccttggtttccaaattaaatgcaaaacttgctctcatctgaaaagaggactttggaccactggcaacagtccagttcttctccttagcccaggtaagatgcctctgatgttgtctgtggtacaggagtggcttaacaagaggaatacgacaactgtagctaaattccttgacacacgtctgtgtgtggtggctcgtaatgccagcctcagtccattccttctgaagttcactcaaattcttgaatcgattttgcatgACAACCCTCATAAgactgcagttctctcggttggttgtgcatctttttcttccacactttttccttccactcaactttctgttaacatgcttggatacagcactctgtgaacagccagcttctctggcaatgaatgtttgtggcttaccctccttgtgaagggtgtcttgatgtcaatgattgtcttctggacaactgtcagatcatcagtcttccccatgattgtctAGCATAATggaccaaactgagagaccattttgaaggctcagtaAACCTTTGCAgctgttttgagttaattaactgattggcatatcaccatattctaatttgttgatgtattggtgggtttttgaattggtgggtttttgaattggtgggtttttgttaaatgtgagccaaaataacaatttgagttgaataactgaaatTAACTTATCCAGCTAATCATCCAAACAGAGTCCAGTGAATAAGAGTgcaatagttttaaataaatagtttttgtcattttattaattttgttgtttttaaatgtatagttaatttcattttaaatctatttCAGTTTTCTTAACACACACATAATGCCACAAAATAGCTACTATAAGGATAAATAATGTAtagtaaattttattttcttactTTAGAACATCAACTTTAACTAAAGTTTAACTGatgtaaataaagttttaaatgaaataaaaattcaatatGTATTTTGTGTAAGAATTTATGTAAACAagaatttatgaatttaattaaGGCTACATTTACATGACAATGATGTAGTCAAAACCAAAACGTTTTCcccctgcatttaaaaaaaagtttcacatacATTTCAAAACTATACGCATTTACACAAATCCgcgaaaataacaaaaacactgtattacgtataccaggccagtagttggagctggcaccttgttagtaaacagtctgttagggaagtgacgattatatgttgtataagatgtgtctctgctgttggttgtaatattgatGAGGAAATCCACACTTTACTGAAGAAgcattagcaaactcttgagcggCGACAGCAGTACCATACTctgccattgttgtgtatgtttgtttgcacttgcctttaaaatcgacaCATACTGCGTATATCTACATACCTAACACGTACTACATTTGACGTCACCATTTTCAAAGATTCCTGTATTGGGTGTTTACACAGAAACTTGCACCTTGAAACCCGTTTTCAATAATATGCGTTTTCTGTCCCCAAAACACTGTTGTTGTATAAACGAACAGTCAAAACATATAAAAAGTTTCCCATTTTTGGCTGAAAACGTTGTTTAAACAGACCCCaagtatttgattaaaatacgttttatttttactttaaattacttgtaatttagtttattttttcttgcaattttttaAACTGCTCTgctgttgcatatatatatatatatatatttttaataaccatCACCTTTTAACTTCATTGCCACCATGCCATGTTTTATTAACGTAATGGCAGACTCATCTTGGACATTGCTGGATACTCTCAAATCTCTGTAACTTCTGTTTTTTTGTTCCTACCACAGATCTGTGATTTTGGGCTCGCCCGGGTGGCCGATCCAGACCATGACCACACCGGCTTCCTGACGGAGTATGTAGCTACACGTTGGTACCGCGCACCAGAGATTATGCTCAATTCTAAGGTGAGGAAGCTTTCAGAGTTTGTTGGCCTGATCATTCAAACATTCAAACAGTTATTTCATTATTGTCTCAAATGTGTGTTTGGTTGCTCTATGCAatctttattttgtacttttgagTTAACCATGGTATTACTATGATACGCACCACCCAGAAAATTCCAATACCAaaaatgttgtaaatgttgatacCTATACCAATGAACAATCTCTTCATGTATCTCTATCTCTCAGGGTTACACTAAGTCCATTGATATATGGTCGGTCGGTTGTATTCTGGCTGAGATGCTTTCGAATAGACCCATCTTCCCTGGGAAACACTATCTGGACCAGCTTAACCACATCTTAGGTAAACAACCCTGTGGACTTTATATATTTCCCCTGCCTGCAGCCTTTGACGTCACAGGTTACAGCCACTGGTGAAGGGTTTAAATTTATGTTCTTGTGGTGCCAAAAGACAGACATCCTTGTCATgatgtaattttctgtaattaTAGTGTGATTAGTCATTTGACATTTACAGCCCAGGTAAAAAAGCTCAGTGGTTTAAAGAAAGACTAGATTTCAGGACGCATACTGAGTAATGAATTTAGATGATTGAGATTAACAGGCATACTAACAGATTACAGTATTTGGTATAGCTTTTTGGAATTTCACCAGATTTGTAATTTGaagcatttataaatatattatattctgtTGCTAACAAAGTAGATACTTTGTTTAGCTTCCTGCATTTTCAGCAAAATAAAAGCTCGACAGTTTGAATATGAAgaaattcattttataattttaaagtagtattgtaaaatagtttttatttattattgttgttttttcatttaatttagtgataaataattgtaaaaaaataaaataagcaaaattaATATATGAAATCTTATTTGAAATTATGCAAGTTTTTGCATAAAAGGGACAACTTTTCTCTTTAAATTATGTGGATATTTCTGAGCCCATTGCCAGATATTTGTTctagttttaatcataaactcactgcatttaaaaataaaaaaataattgtttttcattatcaattatttttccccttctcaagtaaatgtatctggATTTGAAAATCTTTTTAAAGAATTACTTAGAAATGGTTGCGTTCATTCATTAAACGTGATATACATAAGGTTCTTAAAGTCATAAACTTAACTTTAAACCTGCGGAAACCATGGCTAATTCTGATAGATCTGAACTTTTTCATGTTGATTATTGATGTTAGGGTGAATTTAAATCACATGGGACATCAGGAAGACTAACACTGACatcaagctcttttttttttataatgaaacatgagattttttttgtgcagttttcaTAAAGCTGTGCATCTGTAATGAAAAACATGCTTACTCAGTCAGCTGAATAATTAATGTTCACTGAAAGCTCTTCAAAAGCTCTGTATAGGCCATCCATCTCTGGACTGAAACATGATACACTGTGGTCAGTTTTGCATTGTAAGACTGAGATAAGCGTTTGATGGTTATCGCCAAAAAGGCTGATTCATAATTTCCCTTGCAAGCCAAAGCACATCAGATGTCATCGCTTCCCTTCTTTATGTTTCCTTTCTCCATCTGTTGCATCAGTTAAAAACTCAGTGTTTCCTGTCAGAGATGCTGTTGATTTTGAGTGACCCTGCAATGAGCTGATAACGTTGTCCAAGCTGCTGCGTGTGTTTGAAGGTGTGAGTTTTCCCACCAAACCTATAGCGATGGCTCTTAGAGAGACAATCTCTGTAGTTAAACTTTCTTCCATTAGCTTGCATGTCTTTGAACCCATCTGGCCTGTGCGAGCAGATGTTTCCCTGTTGATAACTCGACTTACTTCCTCATTCAGATCATCGTTAACCTGGTGCACTGGGTTATTGTTGTACCATCTCTCTCATTCTCTGAACAAGCACTTACTCAATTCTGTGTtcacagaacaacaaaaaaaatgccattgtgTTTTTCCTACTATACTTCACGCTGGCATTTATCACAGTTACTGAATAATTGAATACTGAATGGCACGCAATGGCACGCAGGTAGAGGAGAGTCTAAACATTATCCACAACAAAGTTGGAGTCTCTATTTAAAACCTTCTaggaaaatagcaaaaaaaatcactgtttccataaaaatataaagCCTCACAGCTGTTGTCAGCATTGATCATGAGAGATGTTTTctgtgcagcaaatcagcatattagaatgatttctgaaggatcgtatgacagtgaagactggagtaatgatgctgaaaatacagctttgcatcacaggaataaattacattttaaaatatattgggtgacactttagtatagggGGCAGTTATGTCCTATTATTAACATACGGTCTGTTTATtaatgcttataaagcacatcATTTTGGATggacatattctacatccctaattccTAAACAACTATCTATTAATAAGCCGCAAATTAGGAGTTTTTGGAGGCAAAAGTCATTattgtttgttaatagcgagaattgacCCTTTAAATAAAGCGTTACCATACATTGTAATAAATTGTTTTGATGAAATAAAGAGAGATATGTAACTTCTTTGTATATCGTtatactatatttaaaattatatataaaaaaaggaaataatgatatttgcttttcctttttttttttttcgtgttctCCTAGtaaattttttcataatttaatattgAATTCTTTTTATTTGTCTCCCTTCTCTGCCCTGTAGGTATTTTGGGCTCCCCCTCTCAGGAGGATCTCAACTGCATTATCAACATTAAGGCGAGAAATTATCTGCTGTCACTTCCTCTCCGCTGCAAAGTGCCCTGGAACCGCCTGTTTCCTAACGCCGACCctaaaggtcagaggtcatctcCACACCCACACACCGCACGCAAAGAAACTAGTCCTCGTATCTTGAGACCAAGCCACCTTAAACACTCACATTCAGGACTCATCTGaacaacatatatttaaatttggGGTTATAACAATTAAAAGCTGCATCAACTAGAGGTTTGTTTTTAATGAACTGGTGTGATTATTTGtatatgtgtctgttttcttgtAGCGCTGGACCTGTTGGATAAGATGTTGACCTTTAACCCTCATAGGAGGATTGAGGTGGAGGAGGCGCTGGCTCACCCATACCTGGAGCAGTACTATGACCCCACAGATGAGGTCAGTTCACtactagttgttgttgtttttttttagtaaggAATAGCCTTAATAAATCGTATAAGGGAAAATATTCCCCTAAAATAACAATGcactattaaaaaataacaagacaaacattgctattattattattgttgtttttgttaatattattattaatggttatCTTCCATTTACAtgcttaataatttaataattattaatataattatttttatacattaagagcaacaataataaaaataatataaaatgtacatgcttaataataatcattaaacatttaaattaaataaaagataaatattctTATATTCTGTTGTCAAGAACATTAGCTTGGCCATATTCTCTGCTGTTGTCTATCTTCGAGTTTATAGTGGTCAAAGGTTGAGAGTGTTTCAAACATGAGCACTATGAAGTGCACTCTAATAGCCACATGGCCACAGTAACCTTTGACTGTCTGTGGAGTGTCTGGTAAAATGCAAGGGGGTGGTTTAAGCATGTGAGTGTAAAGATTTCTCATGCTGATTAGCACATTTTCCCTTTTTTGCCTTCTTTCACAACAGCAGTTTTGATGATGTTCATTGTGTCTATGACTGTATTGGTTTTATCCCAAAATTACAAATTGTATGAACACTGAAGACTGTACTCAATAAATGTAGGACTACTTCTACCAACACTGAAAAGCGGTTGTGTTATAAGCAAAGGAACTGTAGTTAAAGCATTTTATCTCACCGTAACCATGCTTTATTTGTCCTTTACAGCCCGTTGCCGAGGCTCCATTTAAGTTCGATATGGAGCTCGATGACTTGCCCAAAGAGACTTTGAAAGAGCTGATCTTTCAAGAAACCGCACGCTTCCAGCCAGGCTACAGACCATAGCCTATCCCACAGGTAAACTGCAGACTGAAGCCAGATGCACgcatcaaataaacaacaaaatcaatcacataggtcaaagaaaaaaaaaacacagatgagTCAATTTTCTTTGTAACTGTAAGCGAGTGGTGAAGAATCCAGTCATTTTGAGCTCTTTAAGAGGAATTTCCATTCTGTTCATTTCTTAAAATGATTCATAGTTTCTCAGTTCTCCAGTTTTGAGTGtcgcatgattcttcagaaattattctaatgacattttctgctcaagaaattTTTATTACTGTCAGTTTTGGTCAGGTTTAATGCATCATTatagaataaaagcattaatttctttaaaaaaagttttaccaaccccaaacttttgaacagtggtgttaATGTGATGAACATACATAAATGAATGGGTTTGTCAGTAGTGTAAAGACGTGCAGTGTTTGGTGTGTGTAATCCGGCTGGTTCTCTTGAGGGAGCAGCTGTTCCGTGGTTGGTCCTTTTACACTTCCTGGATTACAAAACAGTGCCAAgaacatgaatattaataaaaagctgAAACTACTGGGCCCGTATTCTTAAAGATTTTAATGATCCTCTCAGAGAGCTCCTAATTTATCTTAAAAATGTCAAACTAGGAGTCTTATCTTAAAAGCGACACTGAGCGAGGAAAACtttatcttagtgaggaggcagGGCTGACCCCATTGCTAGCTTTAACAACGTGTTTTGTAGACTGATTGGTTGGTCATCCAAGAAGGAAATAAAAGAGCGCTTTTAAGAGTAGAGTCTATTATAAGCACTTTTataatactctctctctcacacacacattgtatatatattcattatttttatttaccatgctgtCATACTTAACGTATTTTATAGGAAATGAATAGCGACACAATGaggttctgaaagtgctgtaattgtttgttatCACTTTGCTTCTAGAAGgttgacagacccaaatcatcactgctGCTTAGTTGCATTTTTCCAGTTGCCAAATAtgttaatgtagtgattacttccATTTCTGGTGCTATTTCTACGCGCTGGTGTTGGAGATGTTAGCATGTCTCTAATAAGATCGGTCCCAAACCTAATCCCTGCATTATGTAACGGCGTCTTATTAACTCCGTCATGCATTGTGCCACACATTTAGGGCATTTTCTccactgctaaagaaactcttaagcctcttagtCTCGTCTGTACTCCTAACAATTTTAGAcattaagatgctttctgaattacctTTTTCTTAACTAGGatgtttctttaattttaagaggaattttcttagaattttgttaCTAGGAGCAACTCTTAGCGCTAAGATTTTTtcatgaatacgggccctggagTCTTGAATGGTTATTTACACAATTTTATTAGCAGGAATGTTTTCTTCTACTTCCATAATAAATGGAAGTGTAGATAGATTGGAGTCAGCAATAACCATTGACTCAATAACTTTGTtccataaatgtgaccctggagcacaaaaccagtcttaagtcgctggggtttatttgtagcaatagccaaaattatagatttttcttctatgccaaaaataattaggatatgaagtaaagatcatgttccattaatggaaagcttatttattcagctcatttttgaaaaattattactggttttgtggtccaattCTCGTATTCACAGCAAGgctgaatttgttttattaaaaacggtaataattaaaatattgtgaaatattattgcattgtaaaatacttttgttgttatttattcctgtgatgcaaagctggattttcagcatcattacttcagtcctcagtgtcacatgatcctttagaaagcATTCTTATATGTCAACATTTCATATgatcatcaatgttgaaagcagctgtgctgcttaatattaagtattcatttcttactgactccaaacctaTGAATGCTAGTGTGTTTTAATTACTCACCAAAGCcaatttttacaataatttggTGCTTTGCAATCCTCAAATTCACACTCTGCTTGGAATATAGTTGTATTTGAGTTGTTTCAACCATAACTATTCCTGTTTTTTGCTCTGTCTGTAGGTGTGTTGGTCTGGATTCGATCATGCTGATGCTTCTGTCTCCACTCCATTGTGTGCTGTAGTCCTCTCTTCGTCTTCATCGCCATCATCACCATCGAGATCTCCACCTCTTCCTAAACTACAGGCAGCCCTCACAGTTGATCTGACCCCAGCTGAGAACATGCACCTCTGCTCTCTTCATCTGCTTTCTCTCCATCCGTCTCATTACAATGAAAGCGCAGCgcctctctcacactcactctctctcttcctgccCATCTGTGTGAAAGCCTGTGTTTGTGGACAACACCTCGTCAAGGTTTCTGATTCCGATGAAccgatgattttttttctctcagtctcCTGATACACTTCAGTAAAAACAGTCTATGATTGTGTTCTTGCTGTGCTTCTTTCTAGCCTCCAGTTAATATTTACAACAAGCTGCTTTTTTTAAAGTGTCTGTAAGCCATTCTGAAGTCCCACAGAGGCCAAACAGGGAGCGAACGAGGGCTCAGATCTCTTCTATTCTTTAATCTATATATGCAGTAGACTCGCATTTATCCACATTGTGCATTGCCAATTTCCTCAAAGTGCACAGAGCGTGAAATTTGCCACGGTGCCATTTTAAggcttttaatgtgttttcataaaTGCAAATATGTATTTACTATTGACCCcaaaaaactgtaattaattaatgattattttataacCCCCATATAGTGACTTGACtaatatacatgcatatacatatgtgtgtgatttatttatatatataattataattatttatatgcattaaaaCCTGTAggttattacattaatatatataaaaataattatttgtatatcgATTCCCAATCACTTATAGAAATCTTAGAAAAGAGacaaatttattacatttacttaAGCACCAAAGAAAAGACCACTCTAAAGATTTTAGGCCACCTTGGAAAATGTGTACTTGTGTACAAAATTTGACCTAAGCCCTCAAATGACCTGCCAAAAAAAGGCAAGTGCCGTGCAGGTTTACATATATCCTGAAATCCAggtgtttcttttttaatctaaagAGGGACACTAGATTTGATCATCTAGATAGGTGTAGAGAAACTTCTGTCATGGGACGAAGAACAATCCTGAGTTTTTCAGTCACAATGGGTACATTTTGAATCAATGTCTATTATAAACGTACAGTGCCTGCTCCTTTGTATTCATTCTTTcctttttgaatatttctttgtcttttttgctTTCCCTGCACCCCCCAGCCGCCTTGTATCAATAAGACTGTGCCCTTGCATGACTGTTAAAAAGCTTTCTATACAAAGAAAATGGAAGTGCCACCTTGCTGGGGATTCCAATATTGGACTCTCAGGTTTTTGTTATATCCTACCTTTTGTGGTCTCATATTTCCTATATAGAGTGTAATCGGTGCAAAAAGAAGACAGCTCTTTATTTTGCTTGTTCATTTCAGTTGCACTTCTTTCAAAATCCTTTTGGTGTtaggagaaaaaaatactaataatcgAGATTAGCTTTTTAGATGAACTAGCTCAACCAGAACATCAGGTTTAATTCCTTGTGGAAATTAGGAGCCTCCAGCCATGGGAATGCAccttttattaatacatttcaatCATAAGATACTGTCTGCTGGTGTATTAATAATGATCCAGGTGAACTGAAAGTCAACCTGGAACTGCATACTCTTTTAAAACTACACAGCACTTGAACATTTGCGAAAATGGACGTCTAAGACATTATTAAGTTATTACTGATACTGGTATGCTCATGTGTGCATGGCTTCAGCAAGTGTTTCTTGCCCACACTGGCTCCCTCGTTGGTTTACTAATCCTACATTACTATTGTCTATATGCATCTGGCAAgacgccacctagtggtgatctcaGATGCTGGTTGATCAAGAAGAGAATGGGTGATTCTcttgaatgaataataaataaagaaagtacTTTGTAAGATAGCTTCTGCCGAATCAGTGTGCAGCCTGTCTGTTTCTGTGTGCCTTTATGTGTCACGAATAACAATTATTGTGCAGCTTTGTTTTGTTGGGGATCAGTTGTGACTTTTTTTGCCGTATGGtcttgaaatatataaaaagtgaaaacagaaaaaaaaaacctattatcTTTATGTAATTTAAAGTCCTATTTGTCAAAGCTTTTGTGATTAATTTGAGGAAGTAAAGAAAATTTAATACGCCTTTTTTTTCTACCCTACCTGGTTTGATCCTGTTGCATTTTGCCTTCAGTTCTTGAAAGTTTTGTGCAGAACagcttttattgtaaaaatgaatgtctagtgatttattattattaatcttgtaAAAAGGTCTCTGTGTATTAATCTACTTTTTGCTAGCAATGGCAAactttttgttgtaattttcacTTGACGAGCTTTGAAACACCTAAATGATTTTTGTgattacaaatatttcaaaattatattaaaatatattgaaaacagTGGCATTATGTCTGAAAGGCTTGTTTTTAATGCTCAAAAAGACGG includes these proteins:
- the mapk1 gene encoding mitogen-activated protein kinase 1, coding for MATAAVSAPAGGGPNPGSGAEMVRGQAFDVGPRYSNLSYIGEGAYGMVCSAYNRDNKARVAIKKISPFEHQTYCQRTLREIKILLRFKHENIISINDIIRAPTIDQMKDVYIVQDLMETDLYKLLKTQHLSNDHICYFLYQILRGLKYIHSANVLHRDLKPSNLLLNTTCDLKICDFGLARVADPDHDHTGFLTEYVATRWYRAPEIMLNSKGYTKSIDIWSVGCILAEMLSNRPIFPGKHYLDQLNHILGILGSPSQEDLNCIINIKARNYLLSLPLRCKVPWNRLFPNADPKALDLLDKMLTFNPHRRIEVEEALAHPYLEQYYDPTDEPVAEAPFKFDMELDDLPKETLKELIFQETARFQPGYRP